The window GTATGCTGTGGACTCAGCCGGAAACGATAGCCTGGTCGCACTGTCTCCTCGACAGCTTTCATCGCTGGACGGGCCGGGAGTTGCTGCCGCGCGCCGGGTCGCCGGGTGAACAGGCGCGGGCGTTGTTCAGTGCCCCGTGTGTGGTGGTGTCGCATGGCACGGAAGCCGATCCGATCTTGAATTACGGCAATCAGGCGGCGCTGGATCTCTGGGAGATGACCTGGGAACAATTGACACGCACACCGTCCCGCCTCACGGCGGAACCGATGAACCGCGAGGAGCGCGCCCGCATGCTGGCCGTGGCGGCGGCAGAGGGCTAT is drawn from Nitrospira sp. and contains these coding sequences:
- a CDS encoding MEKHLA domain-containing protein; translation: MSSMLWTQPETIAWSHCLLDSFHRWTGRELLPRAGSPGEQARALFSAPCVVVSHGTEADPILNYGNQAALDLWEMTWEQLTRTPSRLTAEPMNREERARMLAVAAAEGYFTGYRGVRISATGKRFLVEDATVWNVVDGSGVLVGQAATFVRWTPIG